The Bacteroidota bacterium genome window below encodes:
- the tyrS gene encoding tyrosine--tRNA ligase, which produces MDLIKRGVFEIIPEDTLVAKIEKSIKTQTPLKIKLGCDPSRPDLHLGHSVVLRKLRHFQDLGHEAILIVGDFTGMIGDPSGKSKTRPSLTLDETRKNGQSYFEQATKILSTKNIKMLYNSEWLASMTFADVIALASKYTVARMLERDDFEKRYRDGEPISVHEFLYPLAQAMDSVAIKADVELGGTDQKFNLLVGRDIQREFGLDPQVAIMLPILTGTDGVEKMSKSLDNYIGVAESPKEIYGKTLSIPDKLIYDYFLLTTDIETDDLNKIKERVTTNPRETKRFLARSLVSLYWSDDEARKAEEEFDRIFVQKEIPDTIDEFILETNEKEMNVIQILTDTKLATSKSDARRLVEQGGVSIDGNRITDVNQMIPLVSNFIVKIGKRRFLKIVTEKNK; this is translated from the coding sequence ATGGACCTCATTAAGCGGGGAGTCTTCGAGATAATTCCCGAAGATACTTTAGTTGCCAAAATCGAGAAGTCCATTAAAACTCAAACGCCATTAAAAATTAAACTCGGCTGCGACCCGAGCCGTCCCGATTTACATTTGGGGCATTCCGTAGTTCTCCGTAAACTTCGCCACTTCCAGGATTTAGGACACGAGGCAATATTGATAGTAGGCGACTTTACCGGAATGATTGGCGACCCGTCGGGCAAAAGTAAAACACGCCCATCACTGACACTGGACGAGACACGCAAAAACGGACAAAGTTATTTTGAACAAGCGACAAAAATTCTTTCAACAAAAAATATCAAAATGCTTTATAACTCAGAATGGTTGGCAAGTATGACCTTTGCTGACGTAATTGCGCTTGCCAGTAAATATACCGTTGCAAGAATGTTGGAAAGAGACGATTTTGAAAAACGGTACCGGGATGGTGAGCCGATCAGCGTTCACGAATTTTTGTACCCACTAGCACAGGCGATGGATTCGGTGGCAATTAAAGCCGATGTTGAATTAGGCGGCACAGATCAAAAATTTAATCTATTAGTCGGTAGAGATATTCAAAGAGAATTCGGACTCGACCCTCAAGTAGCAATTATGCTTCCGATACTTACCGGAACCGATGGCGTCGAAAAGATGAGCAAATCGCTGGATAATTATATTGGTGTAGCCGAATCGCCAAAAGAAATTTACGGAAAAACCCTTTCGATACCCGATAAGCTTATTTACGATTACTTTTTGTTGACTACAGATATAGAGACTGATGATTTAAATAAAATCAAAGAACGGGTTACAACCAATCCGCGCGAAACGAAAAGGTTTTTAGCTCGATCACTTGTTTCACTTTATTGGTCGGATGATGAGGCACGAAAAGCTGAAGAAGAATTTGATAGAATATTTGTGCAGAAAGAAATTCCGGATACCATCGATGAATTCATACTCGAAACAAATGAAAAAGAAATGAATGTAATACAGATATTAACTGATACAAAACTTGCTACATCAAAATCAGATGCACGCCGGCTTGTTGAGCAGGGGGGTGTAAGTATCGATGGAAACCGGATAACAGATGTAAACCAGATGATACCGCTTGTAAGTAATTTTATTGTAAAAATTGGTAAAAGAAGATTTTTAAAAATAGTAACTGAAAAAAATAAATAA
- the smpB gene encoding SsrA-binding protein SmpB codes for MASETSEEKVLIHNRKARHDFYIIETYEVGIVLKGTEVKSLRLGNANLLDSFAKIRGGEVWLENMHISPFDQASRNNHDPKRDRKLLLNKREIRRLIGKLQEEGTTLVPTQVYLKNNRIKVELALARGKKMFDKREAIAKRETEREVRRKYGI; via the coding sequence ATGGCATCTGAAACAAGCGAAGAAAAAGTTCTAATTCACAATAGAAAAGCGCGGCACGATTTCTACATAATAGAAACTTATGAGGTTGGAATAGTGCTCAAAGGAACTGAAGTAAAATCGCTGCGTCTTGGAAATGCAAATTTGTTAGACAGTTTTGCCAAGATAAGAGGTGGCGAAGTATGGCTTGAAAACATGCATATTAGCCCGTTTGACCAAGCAAGTCGTAACAACCACGACCCTAAACGCGATCGGAAGCTTTTGCTCAATAAACGTGAAATTAGACGCCTCATCGGCAAACTTCAGGAAGAAGGAACTACTTTAGTTCCGACTCAAGTTTATCTAAAAAACAACAGAATAAAAGTTGAGTTAGCCCTTGCCCGCGGAAAAAAGATGTTCGACAAACGGGAAGCCATAGCCAAACGTGAAACCGAACGCGAAGTAAGAAGAAAATACGGTATTTAA